One region of Mesobacillus boroniphilus genomic DNA includes:
- the comGD gene encoding competence type IV pilus minor pilin ComGD encodes MVEMLIVLSAFFMLTLTSAFLFSPQKDMLEKDLFFSQFKSDLLYSQQYAISHQETITVHIMPENNYYYIRGTDYAAPYLAKRNYSPEINVEQGTMKLLFRYMPDGNIDSFGSIYVSTGSKRYKMMIQIGKGRFYVSEE; translated from the coding sequence ATGGTCGAAATGCTGATCGTGCTTTCAGCCTTCTTTATGCTTACCCTCACATCTGCATTTCTGTTTTCACCCCAAAAAGACATGCTTGAAAAGGATCTTTTCTTTTCACAATTTAAATCCGACCTGCTATACAGCCAGCAATATGCGATTTCCCATCAAGAGACAATTACTGTCCATATCATGCCAGAAAATAATTATTACTATATCCGAGGAACGGATTATGCTGCGCCATATTTGGCCAAAAGAAATTACTCACCTGAAATCAATGTGGAACAAGGGACTATGAAGTTATTGTTCCGCTACATGCCTGATGGGAATATTGATAGCTTCGGGTCTATTTATGTAAGTACAGGATCAAAGAGATACAAGATGATGATTCAGATTGGAAAGGGCAGGTTCTATGTTTCGGAGGAATGA
- the comGC gene encoding competence type IV pilus major pilin ComGC translates to MKNQKGFTLIEMMIVLLVISVLLIITVPNISSHSSNINTKGCEAYMKMVEAQVQAYKIDKKATPTFAQLHSDGYLKSADAACPDGTQIEITVQGSVQKKSTTSTGQ, encoded by the coding sequence ATGAAAAATCAAAAGGGTTTTACTTTGATAGAAATGATGATTGTTTTGCTCGTTATCTCCGTTCTTCTTATCATTACCGTCCCCAATATCTCTTCACATAGTTCAAATATCAATACGAAGGGCTGCGAGGCTTATATGAAAATGGTCGAGGCACAGGTTCAGGCATACAAAATTGATAAAAAAGCAACTCCTACATTCGCACAGCTTCATAGTGATGGATACTTAAAAAGTGCAGATGCCGCTTGTCCAGACGGAACCCAGATCGAGATTACTGTACAAGGTTCAGTGCAAAAGAAATCGACTACATCTACAGGCCAATGA